The Herbaspirillum sp. RTI4 genome has a segment encoding these proteins:
- a CDS encoding ABC transporter permease encodes MFLLSLRMTARDWRAGELRFLLMALVVAVAALSSVGFFVDRMRAGLTRDAHQLLGADLLVAADQPIAAAWRTHATQLGLHLADTVVFPSMATAGSGDASRSLLASLKAVSPTYPLRGTLKTSDQPGGAEQSTTGIPAPGTVWIDPALLTPLHLVVGDTLTLGERPFRITRILTLEPDRGNGFINFAPRVLLPLSDLGSTQLVQVGSRLTYRLLLSGSTTALADYQQWLETRIAQEKVRGVRIENLENGRPEMRATLDRAEQFLALVGLLSALLAAVAVAMAARRFMLRHIDACAMLRCLGMTQNQASRLFVSEFLLVGLAGSAVGVAVGFGAHFALLAWLGKFLPTALPAAGWLPAVQGLAVGMLLLIGFALPPLLQLRGVPHNRVLRREAHAPQALTLLTYALGTAVFVGLLLWQAGDVKLGLLTAAGFLGACGAFSLLGWLALKALKSVRRFVPNAGWRFALTALQRRPGASIMQIVALSLGLMALLLLTVIRGDLIGAWRQSTPADAPNRFVINIQTEQKASMEARLKAAHIPAQLSPMMRGRLLAINGVAVNAASYPEARAQQLVEREFNLSTMTALPAGNAIVAGRWYDDSKPEASVEQGLAKTLNMKLGDRLQFDIGGQTVSATVTSLRKLDWGSLRVNFFVIINPRAMADMPQTWITSFHLPPAQAALAEGLTRDFPNLTVVDIGTILKQIQDVVDQVVAAVEFLFLFTLASGVLVLYAALIASQSERIAEAGLLRALGATRKQLAQAQRIEFLVIGTLAGIFAASGAAAIGWALARYVFDFEWHFSPLVWLSGAVIGAVCALAGGWFGLRQVLNRPPLQTLREV; translated from the coding sequence ATGTTTCTTCTTTCTTTGCGCATGACCGCGCGCGACTGGCGCGCCGGTGAACTACGGTTTTTGCTGATGGCGCTGGTGGTTGCTGTCGCGGCCTTGTCCTCGGTAGGTTTTTTTGTTGACCGCATGCGGGCCGGCCTGACCCGTGACGCCCATCAACTGCTGGGAGCTGACTTGCTGGTCGCCGCCGACCAGCCGATTGCTGCCGCCTGGCGCACGCACGCCACCCAGCTCGGATTACATCTGGCTGATACGGTCGTATTTCCCAGTATGGCAACCGCCGGCAGCGGCGACGCCAGCCGTTCGTTGTTGGCGTCACTCAAGGCCGTGTCGCCCACTTATCCTTTACGCGGCACGCTTAAAACCAGCGACCAGCCGGGCGGGGCGGAACAAAGCACGACCGGCATTCCCGCCCCCGGTACCGTCTGGATCGATCCGGCGCTACTGACACCTCTGCATCTCGTCGTGGGCGATACGCTCACGCTGGGCGAGCGCCCCTTCCGCATCACTCGCATCCTGACGCTGGAACCGGATCGCGGCAACGGCTTCATCAATTTCGCGCCACGCGTGTTGCTGCCGCTGAGTGATTTGGGGTCAACCCAACTGGTGCAAGTCGGGTCGCGTCTGACGTATCGGCTGCTGTTGTCCGGCTCGACGACGGCACTTGCCGACTATCAACAATGGCTGGAAACCCGCATCGCGCAAGAGAAGGTGCGCGGCGTGCGTATTGAAAATCTGGAAAACGGTCGTCCGGAAATGCGCGCCACGCTGGATAGGGCCGAGCAATTTCTGGCACTGGTCGGCCTGCTGTCCGCCTTGCTGGCGGCAGTGGCCGTGGCGATGGCAGCGCGCCGCTTCATGCTGCGCCATATCGATGCCTGCGCCATGCTGCGCTGTCTGGGCATGACGCAAAATCAGGCGAGCCGGCTCTTTGTGAGCGAATTTTTGCTGGTCGGGCTGGCGGGTAGTGCCGTTGGCGTGGCCGTCGGTTTCGGCGCGCATTTTGCCTTGCTGGCATGGCTGGGCAAGTTCCTGCCTACAGCTTTGCCTGCTGCTGGCTGGTTGCCGGCAGTGCAGGGACTGGCGGTGGGTATGCTGCTGCTGATCGGTTTCGCTTTGCCACCCTTGCTGCAATTGCGCGGTGTGCCGCACAATCGCGTGCTGCGACGTGAGGCGCATGCGCCTCAGGCCTTGACACTGCTGACGTATGCATTGGGTACGGCCGTATTCGTCGGTTTGCTGCTGTGGCAGGCGGGCGATGTCAAGTTGGGTTTGCTGACGGCTGCCGGATTTCTGGGCGCATGCGGCGCATTTTCTCTGTTGGGCTGGCTGGCGTTGAAAGCCTTGAAGAGCGTGCGCAGATTCGTGCCGAACGCTGGCTGGCGTTTTGCCCTGACTGCCTTACAGCGCAGGCCGGGCGCGAGCATCATGCAGATCGTTGCGCTGTCCCTGGGGCTGATGGCCTTGCTGCTATTGACCGTGATCCGTGGCGATCTGATTGGCGCCTGGCGTCAGTCCACTCCTGCCGACGCGCCCAATCGCTTCGTCATCAATATCCAGACGGAACAAAAAGCATCAATGGAAGCGCGCCTGAAGGCGGCGCACATTCCGGCGCAACTGTCGCCGATGATGCGCGGTCGTTTGCTCGCCATCAATGGTGTCGCGGTTAACGCCGCCAGCTACCCTGAGGCAAGGGCGCAGCAACTGGTCGAGCGGGAATTCAATCTGTCGACGATGACCGCATTGCCTGCTGGCAATGCCATCGTCGCCGGACGCTGGTACGACGATAGCAAACCGGAAGCATCGGTCGAGCAAGGACTGGCCAAGACGCTGAACATGAAACTCGGCGACCGCTTGCAATTCGATATCGGCGGTCAGACCGTCAGCGCCACCGTGACCAGTTTGCGCAAGCTCGACTGGGGTTCGCTGCGCGTGAATTTTTTCGTGATCATCAATCCCCGCGCCATGGCCGATATGCCGCAGACCTGGATTACCTCGTTTCATCTGCCCCCCGCACAGGCGGCATTGGCCGAGGGACTGACGCGCGATTTCCCGAATCTGACCGTGGTCGATATCGGCACTATCCTCAAGCAAATTCAGGATGTGGTGGATCAGGTTGTGGCAGCGGTCGAATTCCTGTTCCTGTTCACGCTGGCCTCGGGCGTGTTGGTGCTGTATGCCGCGCTGATTGCTTCACAGAGCGAACGGATCGCCGAAGCCGGCTTGCTGCGCGCTCTGGGCGCTACCCGCAAACAACTGGCGCAGGCGCAGCGCATCGAATTCCTGGTCATCGGTACGCTGGCCGGCATCTTCGCGGCGAGTGGTGCCGCAGCGATTGGCTGGGCGCTGGCGCGCTATGTGTTCGATTTCGAGTGGCACTTTAGTCCGCTGGTGTGGCTCAGCGGGGCAGTGATCGGTGCCGTGTGCGCCTTGGCAGGTGGTTGGTTCGGACTGCGTCAGGTACTCAACCGGCCACCCTTGCAGACGCTGCGCGAGGTTTAA
- a CDS encoding group II truncated hemoglobin produces MQIDNPNQPSVYEMLGGGEKLRELTDRFYDLMDLEPEFAILRGLHPATLEDTRDKTFWFLSGWSGGPDLYIERFGHPRLRARHLHVAIGTVERDQWLRCMAWAMEEVGVEEALRLRLMASFYQTADWMRNKPD; encoded by the coding sequence ATGCAAATCGACAATCCCAATCAGCCCAGCGTCTACGAGATGTTGGGCGGCGGCGAAAAGCTGCGCGAACTGACCGACCGTTTCTACGACCTGATGGACCTGGAGCCGGAATTCGCCATCCTGCGCGGCCTGCATCCGGCAACGCTGGAAGACACCCGCGACAAGACCTTCTGGTTTTTATCCGGCTGGAGCGGCGGCCCCGACCTTTACATCGAACGCTTTGGCCACCCGCGCTTGAGGGCGCGTCACCTTCACGTAGCGATCGGCACCGTCGAACGCGACCAGTGGCTGCGCTGCATGGCGTGGGCGATGGAAGAGGTCGGCGTGGAGGAAGCACTGCGCCTGCGCCTGATGGCCTCGTTCTACCAGACCGCCGACTGGATGCGCAACAAACCGGACTGA
- a CDS encoding Rne/Rng family ribonuclease: protein MKRMLFNATQQEELRVAIVDGQKLIDIDIEATGREQRKSNIYKGVITRIEPSLEACFVNYGEERHGFLPFKEIARSYFKEGVDVRTASIKEALREGQEIIVQVEKEERGNKGAALTSFISLAGRYLVLMPNNPRGGGVSRRVEGEDRQELRETMDKLDLPTGMSVIVRTAGIGRNVDELQWDLNYLMQLWRAIEGAGQTGSGAFLIYQESSLVIRAIRDYFQQDIGEILIDTDDIHDQAHQFMAHVMPDMVHRVKRYRDDVPLFSRFQIEHQIETAYSRTVPLPSGGAIVIDHTEALVSVDVNSARATRGSDIETTAYHTNLEAAEEVARQLRLRDLGGLIVIDFIDMENAKNQREVESRLKDALHHDRARVQMGKISRFGLMELSRQRLRPSLSEGSHVTCPRCNGTGHIRDTESSALQVLRIIQEEAMKENSAAIHVQAPVDVAAFLLNEKRGEILKIETRHRVTIIMIPNKHLETPHYKLERLKHDDPRLDDAQASYAMAEEADTDIGYNKGQKEEAKPRQQAVVKGITPDQPAPVFERKASAGTAPTLAPEAGLLGKIWSFFTKKSTTAVATTPAATTPPSGKRDAGDRDRNGRGNRNNRSRNGGGRGGNREREENDAVATTETGKTAQIQETSDGRPPRTPRPPREPREGKEAREPREPREIREPREPREPREPAGEGRREQREPREPRAPRQPRQERKEVAPEGLDNLPMEATLAAAGIAAAVPSMDSAARDLPPPDMDDAATAGHPQDGTAEGGEEPRRRRRRGGRNRNRRDREGGIEGENAEDGTESSDRSEVFEAVADNAVAQQQAERKLADNVAHDTDTPSHEPQQASLLPTWAEIAVATAPAGVTPPAAVTPSSETAPQNAPVVATPTQEPVAAAAVAPAPETAPVQVAVVAETPVEAPVVAAPVFTATPIYAAPVAEAPQASPITAQPVAAVVVAEVVETPAAPIVTAPVAVIVEAPAAPVAPVVAIPVAAPVAAVITAVVAPATSAADLDSTLSSAGLTLARTDPAKLLAAQEAAASAPVEARVPRERKPQAAVASEPLVQVETQR, encoded by the coding sequence ATGAAACGCATGCTGTTCAATGCTACGCAACAAGAAGAATTGCGCGTAGCCATCGTCGACGGTCAGAAACTGATCGACATCGACATCGAAGCCACCGGACGCGAACAACGCAAGTCCAACATCTACAAAGGCGTCATTACCCGCATCGAGCCCTCGCTCGAAGCCTGCTTCGTCAATTACGGCGAAGAACGTCACGGCTTTCTGCCGTTCAAGGAAATCGCCCGCTCTTACTTCAAGGAAGGTGTTGACGTCCGCACCGCCTCGATCAAAGAAGCGCTGCGCGAAGGCCAGGAAATCATTGTTCAGGTAGAAAAAGAAGAACGCGGCAATAAAGGCGCTGCGCTGACCTCTTTCATCTCGCTGGCCGGTCGCTACCTGGTGCTCATGCCCAACAACCCACGCGGCGGCGGAGTATCACGTCGCGTCGAAGGCGAAGACCGTCAGGAACTGCGCGAAACGATGGACAAGCTGGACCTGCCTACCGGCATGTCAGTCATCGTGCGCACCGCCGGCATCGGCCGCAACGTCGACGAATTGCAATGGGACTTGAACTACCTGATGCAATTGTGGCGCGCCATCGAAGGCGCCGGTCAGACCGGTTCCGGCGCTTTCCTGATCTATCAGGAGTCCTCACTGGTCATCCGCGCCATCCGCGATTACTTCCAGCAGGATATCGGCGAAATCCTGATCGACACCGACGACATCCACGATCAGGCCCACCAGTTCATGGCGCACGTCATGCCGGACATGGTCCATCGGGTCAAGCGCTACCGTGACGATGTGCCACTGTTTTCGCGCTTCCAGATCGAACACCAGATCGAAACCGCCTATTCGCGCACCGTCCCGCTGCCATCCGGCGGCGCGATCGTCATCGACCATACCGAAGCGCTGGTATCGGTAGACGTCAACTCCGCCCGTGCCACACGCGGCAGCGATATCGAAACCACCGCCTATCACACCAATCTGGAAGCCGCCGAAGAAGTGGCGCGCCAGTTGCGTCTGCGCGATCTGGGCGGCCTGATCGTCATCGATTTCATCGACATGGAAAACGCGAAGAACCAGCGCGAAGTCGAATCGCGTCTGAAAGACGCGCTGCACCACGACCGCGCCCGCGTCCAGATGGGCAAGATCTCGCGCTTCGGCCTGATGGAACTGTCGCGTCAGCGCCTGCGTCCGTCACTGTCCGAAGGTAGTCACGTCACCTGCCCGCGCTGTAACGGCACCGGCCACATCCGCGATACCGAATCCTCCGCACTGCAAGTCCTGCGCATCATCCAGGAAGAAGCAATGAAGGAAAATTCGGCCGCCATCCACGTCCAGGCACCTGTCGACGTCGCCGCTTTCCTGCTCAACGAAAAGCGCGGCGAAATCCTGAAGATCGAAACCCGTCACCGGGTCACGATCATCATGATTCCCAACAAGCATCTGGAAACCCCGCACTACAAGCTGGAACGCCTCAAGCACGACGATCCGCGACTCGACGATGCCCAGGCCAGCTACGCCATGGCGGAAGAAGCAGACACCGACATCGGTTACAACAAGGGTCAGAAAGAAGAAGCCAAACCACGTCAGCAAGCCGTCGTCAAGGGCATCACCCCTGACCAGCCAGCCCCGGTTTTCGAACGCAAAGCGAGTGCCGGTACTGCACCTACCCTCGCGCCAGAAGCTGGCCTGCTCGGCAAAATCTGGAGTTTCTTCACCAAGAAATCGACTACGGCAGTCGCCACCACACCCGCTGCCACCACACCACCGTCCGGCAAGCGCGACGCCGGTGACCGTGATCGTAACGGCCGAGGCAACCGCAACAACCGCAGCCGCAACGGCGGCGGTCGCGGCGGCAATCGCGAACGTGAAGAAAACGACGCCGTCGCCACCACTGAAACAGGCAAGACCGCGCAGATTCAGGAAACGTCCGACGGTCGTCCTCCACGCACCCCACGTCCGCCACGCGAACCGCGTGAAGGCAAGGAAGCCCGCGAGCCACGTGAGCCACGGGAAATCCGTGAACCGCGTGAGCCAAGAGAGCCACGCGAACCCGCAGGTGAAGGCCGCCGTGAACAGCGTGAGCCGCGTGAACCACGCGCGCCCCGTCAGCCACGTCAGGAACGCAAGGAAGTCGCACCCGAAGGCCTCGACAACCTGCCGATGGAAGCCACACTGGCTGCCGCCGGAATCGCTGCAGCAGTCCCATCCATGGACTCCGCCGCTCGTGATTTGCCGCCGCCTGACATGGACGATGCCGCAACCGCCGGTCATCCTCAGGACGGCACTGCAGAAGGCGGGGAAGAACCACGCCGCCGCCGCCGTCGTGGCGGTCGCAACCGCAACCGTCGTGACCGCGAAGGTGGCATTGAAGGTGAAAACGCTGAAGACGGTACCGAGTCTAGCGACCGCTCCGAAGTGTTTGAAGCCGTCGCCGACAACGCGGTAGCCCAACAGCAAGCGGAACGGAAACTGGCAGACAACGTCGCTCACGATACGGATACCCCGTCTCATGAGCCGCAACAAGCCAGCCTGTTGCCAACCTGGGCCGAAATCGCCGTCGCTACTGCACCGGCAGGCGTCACGCCCCCGGCCGCTGTAACGCCGTCATCGGAAACAGCGCCACAAAACGCGCCCGTAGTTGCAACGCCAACGCAGGAACCCGTTGCCGCCGCTGCAGTTGCCCCGGCACCTGAAACTGCACCAGTGCAAGTGGCTGTCGTGGCAGAAACCCCGGTCGAGGCACCAGTCGTCGCGGCTCCGGTCTTTACCGCCACACCAATCTACGCAGCACCGGTAGCCGAAGCGCCTCAGGCATCGCCAATTACGGCGCAACCTGTTGCCGCAGTGGTGGTGGCTGAGGTTGTCGAAACGCCAGCAGCTCCGATTGTTACCGCACCTGTTGCGGTGATTGTTGAAGCGCCGGCAGCGCCGGTTGCTCCTGTTGTTGCGATACCCGTTGCCGCCCCTGTTGCCGCAGTTATTACAGCAGTGGTTGCCCCGGCAACCAGCGCCGCCGATCTGGACAGCACGCTCAGTTCAGCCGGCCTGACCCTGGCCCGTACCGATCCGGCCAAGTTGCTTGCAGCGCAGGAAGCTGCCGCCAGCGCCCCGGTTGAGGCACGCGTGCCACGCGAACGCAAGCCCCAGGCAGCAGTCGCCTCGGAACCGCTGGTGCAAGTAGAAACACAGCGCTAA
- the glp gene encoding gephyrin-like molybdotransferase Glp, with translation MKSNSLSGIVSCLSAYDPDALTVAHAQQIIHDYIEPITSSERVAIRSALDRVLAQDVISTIDVPAHDNSAMDGYALRGADLADVATLQLRLVGSVHAGHRFDGQVGSGECVRIMTGAVMPDGCDTVIPQELVDAADALTVSLSTSRVRSGDNRRRRGEDLQRGQAALSKGKVVRPADLGLLASLGLAEVVVQRRLRVAFFSTGDELRSVGEALAPGAVYDSNRYTLYGMLTRLGCEVIDMGVVGDDPAALETALRDAAANADAVITSGGVSVGEADYTKQTMAALGEMLFWKIGMRPGRPMAFGRVGMEGRQAYLFGLPGNPVAVMVSFYFIVRDALLRLSGANYAPLPRLRVRSQSAIRKKPGRTEYQRGIVSRQEDGEWTVRLTGAQGSGILRSMSDANCIIVLEHDQGEVRLNDQVEVVLFDGMV, from the coding sequence ATGAAATCAAACTCCCTCTCCGGCATCGTCAGTTGCCTGTCCGCCTACGATCCCGATGCGCTGACCGTCGCACATGCGCAGCAAATCATTCACGACTACATCGAACCAATCACCAGCAGCGAAAGAGTCGCCATTCGCAGCGCGCTCGACCGTGTACTGGCGCAGGATGTCATTTCCACCATTGACGTGCCGGCGCATGACAATTCAGCGATGGATGGCTACGCCCTGCGCGGAGCCGATCTGGCCGACGTTGCGACGTTGCAACTGCGGCTGGTCGGCAGCGTGCATGCCGGACATCGTTTCGACGGGCAAGTCGGCAGCGGCGAATGCGTACGCATCATGACCGGTGCCGTAATGCCCGACGGCTGCGACACGGTGATCCCGCAAGAACTGGTCGATGCCGCCGATGCGCTCACCGTCAGCTTGTCCACCTCCCGCGTGCGGTCCGGAGATAACCGCCGGCGGCGCGGCGAAGATCTGCAGCGCGGGCAAGCCGCCTTATCCAAAGGAAAAGTCGTCCGTCCCGCCGACCTGGGCCTGCTGGCCTCGCTGGGACTGGCGGAAGTGGTAGTGCAACGTCGCTTGCGTGTCGCCTTTTTCTCCACCGGCGACGAACTGCGCTCGGTCGGTGAGGCCCTCGCCCCCGGTGCCGTCTATGACTCCAACCGCTATACCTTGTATGGCATGCTGACGCGCCTCGGCTGCGAAGTGATCGACATGGGCGTAGTCGGTGACGATCCGGCCGCACTCGAAACCGCCCTGCGCGACGCCGCTGCCAATGCCGATGCGGTCATCACTTCGGGCGGGGTGTCGGTGGGCGAAGCCGATTACACCAAGCAAACCATGGCGGCGCTGGGCGAGATGCTGTTCTGGAAAATCGGCATGCGTCCAGGGCGGCCCATGGCCTTCGGCCGCGTCGGCATGGAAGGCAGGCAGGCCTACCTGTTCGGCTTACCGGGCAACCCGGTCGCCGTGATGGTGAGTTTCTATTTCATCGTGCGCGATGCCCTGCTGCGCTTGTCGGGAGCCAACTACGCTCCGCTGCCAAGGCTGCGGGTGCGCTCACAGTCGGCGATCCGCAAAAAACCCGGACGCACCGAATACCAACGCGGCATTGTGTCGCGTCAGGAGGATGGAGAATGGACAGTGCGCCTGACCGGTGCGCAGGGCTCCGGTATTTTGCGTTCAATGTCGGACGCCAATTGCATCATCGTGCTGGAACACGACCAAGGCGAAGTGCGCCTCAACGATCAGGTAGAAGTGGTGCTGTTTGACGGGATGGTGTGA
- the mobA gene encoding molybdenum cofactor guanylyltransferase MobA → MSATASLATNQTSATIHISGLILSGGRGTRMGEVDKGLQAFNGEPMVAQIIRRFAPQVAHLAINANQNLTQYQAFGLDVLPDHMPDFAGPLAGLQTGLMQCRTPLLATAPCDSPFLPHDLVSRLYRALTQADAELALAVTDDASRRQRHPVFCLLQTDLLPRLTQFLDHGGRRMNDWFATLATVEVPFPDATAFSNINTRQELAALESLSATAPPP, encoded by the coding sequence ATGAGCGCCACTGCCTCCCTTGCCACGAACCAGACCTCCGCCACGATTCACATCAGCGGCCTGATCCTGTCCGGCGGACGCGGCACGCGCATGGGCGAAGTCGATAAAGGTTTGCAAGCCTTCAACGGCGAACCGATGGTGGCGCAAATTATCCGGCGCTTTGCACCGCAGGTCGCCCATCTGGCAATCAACGCCAACCAAAACCTGACGCAATACCAAGCCTTCGGGCTAGACGTCCTGCCCGACCACATGCCCGATTTCGCCGGTCCGCTGGCAGGCCTGCAAACCGGACTGATGCAATGCCGCACGCCCTTGCTGGCAACCGCGCCCTGCGATTCGCCGTTTCTGCCCCATGATCTGGTGTCACGTCTGTATCGGGCGCTGACGCAGGCCGACGCAGAACTGGCGCTGGCCGTCACTGACGACGCTAGCCGCCGCCAACGTCACCCGGTCTTTTGCCTGCTTCAGACAGATTTACTGCCACGGCTGACGCAATTTCTCGACCACGGCGGGCGACGCATGAACGACTGGTTCGCCACGCTCGCCACGGTGGAAGTCCCCTTCCCCGACGCCACCGCTTTCAGCAACATCAACACCCGGCAAGAACTTGCCGCCCTGGAATCACTGTCCGCCACTGCGCCCCCGCCATGA
- the moaA gene encoding GTP 3',8-cyclase MoaA yields the protein MSHRIISIIDQRVATSPSLLPHVMETPTGTLNDTLARPLRDLRISVTDRCNFRCVYCMPKSTFDKNYTYLPHSDLLTFEEITRLATHFVAHGVEKIRLTGGEPLLRKNLERLIEQLARLRTPDGRDLDLTLTTNGALLAQKARSLKDAGLKRVTVSLDALDDASFKRMNDVDFPVSQVLEGIDAAQAVGLGPVKINMVVKKGVNEQEILPMARYFRDTPHILRFIEYMDVGASNGWRMDDVIPSAEVVRRIALDMPLEALDANYPGETARRWRYRQDGDGGSGEIGVISSVTGAFCGDCTRARLSTEGKLYTCLFASSGHELRALLRNGNSDAEIAGVIGQVWRARGDRYSQLRSQHLANPTDAPAKVEMSYIGG from the coding sequence ATGAGTCATCGCATCATTTCCATCATCGATCAGCGCGTAGCGACCTCCCCCTCGCTGCTTCCGCACGTCATGGAAACCCCGACCGGCACCCTGAACGACACTCTGGCACGACCTTTGCGCGACTTGCGCATTTCCGTGACCGACCGCTGCAATTTCCGCTGTGTGTATTGCATGCCGAAAAGTACCTTCGACAAAAATTACACCTATCTCCCGCACTCGGATCTGCTGACCTTCGAGGAAATCACCCGGCTGGCGACGCATTTCGTTGCCCATGGCGTAGAAAAAATCCGGCTGACCGGCGGCGAACCGCTGCTGCGTAAAAATCTGGAACGGCTGATCGAACAACTGGCCCGCCTGCGCACACCGGACGGCCGCGATCTCGACCTGACGCTCACCACCAATGGCGCGCTGCTGGCGCAAAAAGCCCGTTCGCTCAAGGATGCCGGCCTCAAGCGCGTCACGGTTTCGCTGGACGCGCTGGACGACGCCAGTTTCAAGCGCATGAACGATGTCGATTTCCCGGTCTCCCAAGTGTTGGAGGGGATTGATGCGGCCCAGGCAGTCGGCCTCGGCCCGGTCAAAATCAATATGGTGGTCAAAAAAGGCGTCAATGAGCAGGAAATCCTGCCGATGGCACGCTACTTCCGCGACACCCCGCACATCCTGCGTTTCATCGAATACATGGACGTCGGCGCTTCCAACGGCTGGCGCATGGACGACGTCATCCCCTCCGCTGAAGTAGTGCGTCGCATCGCGCTGGACATGCCACTGGAAGCCCTCGACGCCAACTATCCCGGCGAAACCGCCCGACGCTGGCGCTATCGACAAGATGGCGACGGCGGCAGCGGCGAAATCGGCGTCATTTCCAGCGTCACCGGCGCTTTTTGCGGCGACTGCACCCGCGCCCGCCTGTCCACCGAAGGCAAGCTCTATACCTGCCTGTTCGCCAGCAGCGGCCATGAATTGCGCGCCCTGCTGCGTAATGGCAACAGCGATGCCGAAATTGCCGGCGTCATCGGCCAGGTGTGGCGCGCACGCGGCGACCGTTATTCGCAACTGCGCAGCCAGCATCTGGCCAATCCGACGGATGCCCCCGCCAAGGTCGAGATGTCTTACATCGGCGGCTGA
- a CDS encoding GlsB/YeaQ/YmgE family stress response membrane protein: protein MSHGIIAWLIIGAIAGWLAGVLVKGGGFGLIADILVGIVGAFIGGWVAGLLGIGIGGGIGASILTATLGAVILLFILRLVKRA, encoded by the coding sequence ATGTCACACGGAATCATTGCTTGGTTAATTATTGGCGCTATCGCCGGCTGGCTGGCTGGCGTCCTCGTCAAAGGCGGCGGCTTCGGTTTGATTGCCGATATTCTGGTCGGTATTGTCGGGGCCTTTATTGGCGGTTGGGTGGCGGGGCTGCTGGGCATAGGCATCGGTGGCGGTATTGGCGCATCGATACTGACGGCAACGCTCGGTGCCGTAATCCTGCTGTTTATTTTGCGGCTGGTTAAACGCGCTTAG
- a CDS encoding DNA recombination protein RmuC: MTLPDIVLLILLVAVLALQLLALWRAGRGNASAELALQLAQLSSQLQQQQQALAERGERAMRTEMQGAAQNTRQELGSSFLQLQQTLATQIGSMATLQNSQIDAFAQQLVKLNETNRQQLESMRQDLGLQAQTSRQEQAASLQRFGDTLNQSLTALTESNAQRMAETRTMLETRIKDLQQDNGVRLEEMRKTVDEKLHATLEQRLGESFKLVSDRLEKVHQGLGEMQQLAIGVGDLKRVLTNVKTRGTWGEVQLSMLLEQLLTPEQYGKNVETVPHSGERVEYAIKLPGAAAGGAPVWMPIDAKFPKEQYERLAEAADRADAEGVALAGRELERVVRGEAKKIAEKYLSPPLTTDFAILFLPTEGLYAEVMRRPGLSDDLQRTHRISVAGPSTLSALLNSLQMGFRTLALEKRSSEVWQVLGAVKTEFGKFGAVLTATKTALERAAKNIEQAETRTRVMSRKLTSVEALPVESAQELLGNDTAYDLADEKDVEPE, from the coding sequence ATGACCCTGCCTGATATCGTCTTGCTGATTTTGTTGGTCGCTGTCCTTGCCCTGCAATTACTGGCCTTATGGCGTGCCGGACGCGGCAACGCCAGCGCCGAACTGGCACTGCAATTGGCGCAATTATCCAGCCAATTACAGCAGCAACAACAGGCGCTGGCCGAACGCGGCGAGCGCGCCATGCGCACTGAAATGCAGGGCGCGGCGCAAAATACCCGCCAGGAACTCGGCTCTTCTTTCCTTCAATTGCAGCAGACGCTGGCAACGCAAATCGGCAGCATGGCCACTTTGCAGAACAGCCAGATCGACGCGTTTGCGCAGCAACTGGTCAAGCTCAATGAAACCAATCGCCAGCAGTTGGAAAGCATGCGTCAGGATCTCGGCCTGCAAGCGCAGACCAGCCGCCAGGAACAGGCTGCCTCCTTGCAGCGTTTCGGCGATACGCTCAATCAATCCCTGACGGCCCTGACCGAATCGAACGCGCAACGCATGGCAGAAACCCGCACCATGCTGGAAACCAGAATCAAGGATTTGCAGCAAGACAATGGCGTGCGGCTGGAAGAAATGCGCAAGACGGTCGATGAAAAACTGCATGCGACGCTGGAACAGCGGCTGGGCGAATCGTTCAAGCTGGTGTCCGACCGTTTGGAGAAAGTCCACCAGGGTCTGGGGGAAATGCAGCAACTGGCCATTGGCGTGGGCGATTTGAAGCGTGTGCTGACTAACGTCAAAACCCGCGGCACCTGGGGTGAAGTACAGCTGTCTATGCTGCTGGAACAATTACTCACGCCCGAGCAGTACGGGAAAAATGTGGAAACGGTACCGCATAGCGGTGAGCGGGTCGAGTATGCGATCAAGCTGCCCGGCGCAGCGGCCGGCGGCGCGCCGGTCTGGATGCCGATCGACGCCAAATTCCCGAAGGAACAATATGAACGACTGGCCGAAGCTGCCGATCGTGCCGATGCGGAGGGCGTTGCGCTGGCGGGCCGTGAGCTGGAACGGGTCGTTCGCGGCGAAGCCAAAAAAATTGCCGAGAAATATCTGTCGCCGCCGCTGACTACCGATTTCGCTATTTTGTTTTTGCCGACCGAGGGCTTATACGCCGAAGTCATGCGTCGTCCTGGCCTGTCCGATGATTTGCAGCGCACGCATCGCATCAGCGTGGCCGGGCCTTCGACTTTGTCGGCGTTGCTCAATAGTTTGCAAATGGGATTTCGCACACTGGCGCTGGAAAAGCGGTCTTCGGAAGTGTGGCAAGTGCTGGGCGCGGTCAAGACCGAGTTTGGCAAATTCGGCGCGGTACTGACCGCCACTAAAACGGCGCTGGAACGTGCGGCCAAAAATATCGAACAGGCCGAAACCCGCACGCGCGTGATGTCGCGCAAACTGACTTCGGTGGAAGCTTTGCCGGTCGAGAGCGCGCAGGAATTGCTGGGTAACGATACGGCCTACGATCTGGCCGATGAAAAAGACGTCGAACCAGAGTAA